From Solibaculum mannosilyticum:
TTTCCTCCTAATTTTACAATTAGCTGCCATTATGAGCTGGCGACGTTTTCCCGCAGCAGCGGTACGCAGGATATGATGATCACCTCCCATGCAGTACACGACTCCCCACAAAGCAACTAGTTAAATTATACTATTTTTCACCAATTTATTCAAGGGTTATATCTTTTTTATTTAATTTTATATTCAGATATAAACGTCCAAGATATAGACCATGGGATTTGACTGAAAATACATTCTGTACAGAGGGATCTCTTTGCGGTACAATGAAAAGAGGAATTCTAAAATTGATCGGTAAAGCGAGGAGCGCAAAAAATATATGACCCTTTCTCCAGATCTGACAGAACAGAAATACAGTACTTTAAAACAAATATTCGGATACGATAGCTTTCGTCCCGGGCAAGAGGACATCGTCAACCACTTGTTGGGACAAGGGGATGCCTTAGCCGTGATGCCCACTGGTGCAGGGAAATCCATCTGTTATCAATTGCCGGCCCTGTTGATGCCTGGCGTGACGGTGGTTGTGTCTCCGCTCATCAGCCTGATGAAAGATCAGGTACAGGCGCTTATCCAGATGGGGGTAAGGGCGGCCTACATCAATTCCTCCCTTACGGAGGGACAATGTAGAAAAGCCCTGTCCAATGCCAGCCAGGGCATGTATAAAATCATCTATGTGGCGCCGGAGAGGCTGTTGACGCCCAGTTTCCTGCGGTTTGCGCACAGTATATCCATTTCTCTTTTGTGCGTAGATGAGGCTCACTGCGTATCCCAATGGGGACAGGATTTCCGTCCTAGTTATTTACAAATCCGGGAATTCATCGCAGCACTCCCCAACCGTCCGCCGGTAGGGGCTTTTACCGCCACTGCCACGGCCCACGTCCGCAAGGATATTTTACAGATGCTGGACTTGCAAGATCCCCTGGAGGTCATTACAGGATTTGACCGTCCCAATCTTTACTTTGAAGTGCAGCGTTTGCAGGACCGGGACAAAATGGCGGCTTTAAAGGTGTATCTGGACGCCCATCCCGACCGATGCGGTATAGTGTATTGTTCCACCCGAAAAAAGGTGGATCAAGTGTACACGCATCTCACTGATATGGGAGTGTCCGCCGCCCGGTACCACGCTGGTTTGGAGGACTCCTTAAGGCAGCAGAATCAAGACGATTTCCTGTTTGATAAAGTTCGCGTTATGGTGGCCACCAATGCCTTTGGCATGGGAATTGATAAATCCAACGTTGGATTTGTGGTCCATTACAACATGCCGTTGGATTTGGAGAGTTACTACCAGGAGGCCGGAAGGGCCGGACGGGATGGACAACCTGCCGACTGTATTTTACTCTATAGTGCGTCCGATGTGCGCACAGGAAACTTTCTCATTGACAATAGTTCTCCAAAAGCCGGAGTGGACCAAGAGGAGTTGGAAGCTCTGCGCAACCGTCAGCGGGAGAGGCTCAAGCAGATGACCTTTTACTGTCACAGCAAATACTGTTTGAGAGGGGAAATGCTCCGATACTTTGGACAGAGGCAAAAACAGCCCTGTGGGAATTGTTCGATTTGCCTGCCCGGCCAGGAAAAAGCCAATGTCGTGGCGGTACGGGCGGCACAAGAAAAGAAAAGGATTCAGGTGGAGGAGAAGAATCTGGATCCGGAACTGTGGCAAACGCTCAAAAAGTTGCGTCTAGACTTGGCGCGACGGGCGGGAGTACCGGCCTTTGTGGTGTTCACTGATGCCACATTGCGCCAGATGTGTGCTCTTTGTCCCACAACGGAACAGCAGTTTTTACAGGTGCCGGGCGTAGGGGCGCGGAAATGCCAGCAATATAGCAAGTACTTTTTGCCTCTTTTTAAGGCGTACAAAGGATAAGGGAGGAGAAAGGTTCATGCGAGTGACTTATCCGGACTACTATGAAACATTTCACTGTATCGGTTCGGCATGTAAGGACAACTGTTGTATCGGCTGGGAGATTGATGTCGACCCCGTATCGGCTGCCCGATACCAGGCGGCCGACGCGGAATTGGGTCAAAGACTTAGAGAGGGTATTCAGTGGGATGATCCACCTTATTTTAAGCGGAAGGAAAAGGAACGCTGCTGTTTTTTAAATGAACAGAACCTGTGTGATATCCAATGTGCCCTTGGGGAAGAGGGATTGTGTGAGATATGCCGTCAACATCCAAGGTTTCACGAATGGTTTGGAGACTACAAGGAAAGCGGGTTAGGACTCTGTTGTGAAGCGGTGGGAGCACTGTTGTTTTCCCGGGAAGAACCGGTTTCTTTCGTGCAATCCGATATCCCAGAGCCTCCCGATGAAGACGAGCCGGATAAACGTCTCTTGCAGGCAGTGCTGCGCATACGGGAGACCGCATTTGGCATTGCACAGGACCGAGGGCTGCCGATGGGAATACGTCTTTGCCTGCTGATGGAATTAGCGCAGGCATCCCAGTTCTGTTTGGATCGGGAGGATATGGAATGCCTGGATCAGGTGTGCAGCCAGTTTTCCTTGATTCAATGCCGCCGGGAGATGGGGGGGATAGTTCGGCTGGAAGAAGGATCCGCATTGGAAGAGACATGGAGAGGCATGTTGCGTTTTCTCAGGCACCAGACACCGCTGGAATCCTCCTGGCCGGAGAGGATAAGGAGATTAGAGGAAAACGTTTCTAGCCTTTTATCCCAAGCCAGAGATTTTTCCAACATCCTAAAGAGCAGGATACAGGAAGTGGAACATCTGGCGGTATATTTTTTGTATCGTTATCTCTTAAAGGCGGCTTACGATGGGGATGTGCTGTCCAAAACAGGATTTACTGTGACAAGCTGCCTTACAGTAGGGCTAATGGCAGTGGAGCGTTGGCAGGAAACAGGGGATTTTACCATGGAGGATCACATCCAGTTGGCAAAGGACTATTCCAAACAAGTGGAATATGATCTTGATAATGTGACGGGATTGATGGAGGCCATGTGGTGCGAACCGTGGGCGGATGTGAGCCATTTGACGGGGATGTGCATCAGTCTATTTCCGCCGGACAAAGAAAAAGGATGCTAGGCGAATGGCCTAAGCATCCTTTATTTTATAATGGGACAAGATTACTGTTTATCGGGCTGATTGTGGATATCTTTGGAACCTCGTTTTGGAGGGACGAGATGAAATACGCCATTTTGATCACGGCGGAAAGCAGCGCCGTATGGAGCATGCAGGAGGGGGAGGATATCCTGGTCATAGTTGCAGATGGTGTTGAGATGATAAACTCCCGAATTTTTGGCATCGTCCATGTAGTCTTTGTCTTCATCGCCGGCGGTGAAACGCCAGCCGCTGTCCCAATTGATATTGTCCGGAGTGGGCTTCTCACGGTAACAGAATCCTACCTTTTGCCCGTCCACTAAAATACGGTCGGTGGCAAGACATCCTTCTACGCCTCTCCAATTGGTGAGAATAGGACGGATATCCTCTCGTTTGAGATAAAATTCCTTGGTATTGTCCATGCATGCGTTGGGGCGGTCCGGACGCATGGGAGTCAGTTCGATGCCTTCACCGGAGGACTGAAAACGATGCAGCAGAGCGTTTGCACTGGTGTGCAGTTTATAATCCATCTCCTCCCGATAAAGGGGGATAAGCTGGTAAAAACGGACGATATCCCCATCCGGAAGGGTACAGGAATCCGCTCCTTTTGCGAATTCACCGGGGGACAACAGCATGATACCGCATAATTGAGTATTGTCGGCGAACGGGACTTCACCGGGATTGGAAACGGTATGTCCCCATCCGAGCCAGGATTCTTCTTTTCCTGGCAGACGTGCCATAATCTTAAGCCACCGCAAAGGCCAGTACCAATCTTCTTGGCTATCGCCTATTTTCCAGTCGGGAGGCAGACAGATCATCATTTCAGCTCTGTCCAGTTTTTCATTCTGGATCTCCTTGGGCACATTCATCCGATGGGCGCCTGCTCCCATGGTGACTAAGGTATAATAATTGCGTTCAGGGGTCGGCTTGATGACGCAGATATCTACATGGATGTCCGGAGAATAGAGTTCATGAAAGACATTGTCGTAATTCCCGAAAAACTTGTTGATATGGGCTTCAACCGCATTTAACTCCTCTTCGGTATACCATTCGGGAGAGACTTTAGATTGAGCGTCGTTGACGCATTTCTCTAAAAATTCCCGGGCGTCGCTCCAGAATTCCTGAGTATCAGGGTCATCCGAAATGAGGTTGAGCACTGTTTGGAAATAGGGGATAGCCTCAGCTTCCCGATCCAGGTAATAGAGGGCGTAGCCCATGCGGAAATGCCAGTTGGGATCCTGGACACCCTCTTTAGCAGTACTCTGGAGGAGCTCGATAGCGTGTTCCAAAGGCTCTGTCTCACCGTAATCCGCTTTATTCTCATAGGCACGGGCCATAAGGCCGATGACAGAATAATCCTGCTCATCTTTTGGTAAGGCTTCCACAGCGTCGATGATTTTTTGAAATTCGTCTTCCTGATGCCAGGTTTCCAATTGGTCCAGAAAGGCTCTGCGCTCGGTTTGATCCATGGTTATATTCCTCCGTTTTTCTGTAGGATGCAGCTTACTAATCTAAAACAAAAGCCCTGCGACGTTCTGCATTTACCAAATGGTGCAGGACGCGGCAAGGCGCGGCAAAAAGCCGATCCAATTGTTTTGAATATTATATTGAAAAGAAAGACCCTTTTGGGATATGCTACAATTTATCATCGCGAATAATCTCCTCAATGGGACTATTTTACCATACTGCGAAGGGAAAGTCGAATGTTTTCGCATGAAAAACGAAGGTTGTATACTTTTAAATAAAAAACAGGTGCTTTTTCCAGCACAAATATACAGGAGATATTCCCTAAGAAAACAACCAGGATGAGTTACATTTGAACTCATCCTGGTTGCGTAAATGGATGTTTATGCTGTTTCGATACTGCTGTCTGCCTGAAGGTTTAATTTTTTCACCGCGTCCTCCCGCATCTTGTACTTGAGGATTTTACCGGCAGCATTCATGGGGAACCCGTCTACAAAGTCTACATACCGCGGTGTTTTGTGCTTGGCCATATGGGTGGCCACAAATTCCTTTAATTCCTCTTCCGTCATGGTCTCGCCGGGCTTGAGCACCACACAAGCCATGATCTCCTCACCGTACTGTTTATCCGGTACGCCGATGACCTGGACATCCGACACCTTGGGATGGGTGTAAATAAAGTCCTCGATCTCCTTGGGATAGATATTCTCGCCGCCGCGGATAATCATATCTTTAATACGTCCGGTGATCTTGTAATTGCCGTTTTCATCCCGACGGGCCAAATCGCCGGTGTGCAGCCAACCGTCCTCATCGATGGCAGCGGCCGTGGCTTCGGGCATCTTATAATATCCCTTCATGATGTTATATCCCTTAGCCACAAATTCGCCGTCCACGTTGTCGGGGAGATCCTCACCGGTTTCCGGATCCACGATCTTACACTGGACGCCGAACATACTTCCGCCTACGGTATTGACCCGGACTTCCAGGGAATCGGTGGTCTTGCTCATGGTGCATCCCGGGGAAGCCTCGGTTTGGCCGTAGGTGATGCAGATTTCCTTCATGTTCATTTTGTCAATGACATCCTGCATGACCTTGATGGGACAGGGACTACCGGCCATAATACCGGTGCGCATGTAACTGAAATCGGTTTTGGGGAAATTCTCATGCCCCAGCATGGCGATGAACATGGTAGGGACGCCATGGAAGGCGGTGATATGCTCTTTGTTGATGCAGTCGAGGCCCAGACGGGGAGAGAAGGCCGGGATGGGGGACATGGTAGTGCCGTGTGTCATAGCGGCAGTCATGGCCAGCACCATGCCGAAGCAATGGAACATGGGGACTTGAATCATCAAGCGGTCGGCGGTGGAGAGATCCATGCAGTCGCCGATGGCCTTGCCGTTGTTGACGACATTGTAGTGGGTCAGCATAACGCCTTTGGGGAATCCGGTGGTTCCGGAGGTGTACTGCATATTGCAGACGTCGTGTTTATTGATGGCAGCCGCACGGCGATAGACGTCCTCCACCGGGACTTTTTGGGCAAGAGCTAAACTTTCCTCCCAAGTGTAGCATCCCTTTTGAGCCGAGTCCACCGTGATGATATTGCGCAGGAAGGGCAGACGTTTGATGTGCAGGGGTTTGCCTTTTTCAGCCGTCTGCAGTTCGGGGCACAGCTCCTTCATGATCTGGACGTAGTCGGAATCCTTGTATCCATCGATCATGACCAAAGTATGGGTATCCGATTGGCGGAGCAGGTACTCAGCCTCGTGGATTTTATAAGCGGTGTTGACCGTCACCAGCACAGCGCCGATTTTAGTGGTAGCCCAGAAGGTGATGTACCATTGGGGGACGTTGGTAGCCCAGATGGCCACGTGATCTCCCGGCTTTACCCCCATGGCGATGAGGGAACGGGCAAAGGTATCCACATCGTCTCGGAACTCCTGATAAGTACGGGTATAATCCAAAGTAGTGTAGCGGAAGGCATATTGGTCGGGGAACTCTTCCACCATGCGGTCCAGGACCTGGGGGAAGGTCAGATCGATCAGATGCTCTTTGGGCCAGACGTATTGACCGGTTTTTGCATTGTTGTCGTAAAGGCGATGATCCTTCACGGGAGCATCCATATACTGGCTCATAAAATTGGCGTAGTGGGGGAAGACGATACCGGCGTCATTCAAATCGGGGGCGTACTGTTTGAGCCATTCCAAGGACACATAGCCTTCATAGTTGATGGATTTCAACGCCCGGATGATGGATTTCATAGGCAGATCGCCTTCTCCCATCATGCGGTAAGATACCTGGCCGTTTTCCATAACGGAATCTTTGATGTGGGTATACTTAATATAAGCGCCTAAATTTTGTACCGTCTGTTCCGGCGTCTCTCCGCCGAAGCGGTAAGGGTGATGGATATCCCACAAAGCAGCTACGTTGTCGCTTTCGATCTGATCCAGCAGATTGCGCAGACGGGCTGTGTCGGTATAGACGCCGTTGGTTTCCACCAAAAGGGTGATGTCTCTTTCCTCGGCATAGGGAGCCAGTTCGCACAAGGAGGACAAAACCAATTGATCGTCCACTTCACCCTGGGGAGCGGCAGTCAGATCCCCCAGGATCCGGATGTAAGGTGTCCCCAATTTATGGGCCAGATCCATATACTGTTTCAATTCCCGGATGGTTTCCTCTTTGCGGTCGGCAAATTTAAGGGCGCATCCCGAAGAGAGGCAGGGGATCTCCAAACGGAGCTTTTTCAGCTGCTCGATGGTTTTGGGCAAATTGTTCTCCTGAAAGGGGCGGCCCGATATGGAAAAGATATCATTGTCCAGCCCCCGAACTTCGATCCCTTGGAAACCAAAGTCCTTGGCCATGGAATAAATGTCCGGCCAGTCGAAATCCGGACAGCCTAATGTTGAAAACGATAATTTCATTTTCCGTTCCTCCTGTTTTAAAATCCGGGTCAAAAGAAAAACGCCTCCGCCCCTCGCCTATGCAAGAGACGAAAGCGCAACACTTCCGCGGTACCACTCTTTTTGATATCTTCATCGATATCCCCTTGACGGCATCCAATCAATGCCCTCCCTTGATAACGGCGGGAACCCCGTCCGGGCCTACTGAGCCTCACAAACCGAAGCTGTTCAACTGGCTGCTCCGGGACCAGCACAAATGCTTTTTTGCCCCGCCTCGCACCATCCGGCGGCTCTCTGAACCAAGTCATGCATTTGTTTTTCCCATCCTAGCATTTCAGATCCTATGAAGTTACAAAGTATTCCTATTATAAACTATTTTTTTATTTTTGTAAAGGCTATTTGGGCTTTTATGACTGTTTTCTTGCATCAAAGAGGAAAAATATAGAATACTGCATTTAATAAGAGCTAGAAGTAGCATAATGAGAAAAATCCTCTTTTGATCCATAAAATACATTCATATCAATAAATTTTTCTTTGCCCTTGTAGCCATCTAGTGTTTCCCGATTGGTGTATTGCCAGAAAGTCCAGGCTCTTCCATCCGATAGGGTGGGGGAGGTGATGACGTTTCGAATCCAGATATCATAGGAATCATATCGGCCGGCGAGGTAAAGACGGTACGATTTTTCCGTGGCGTATAGGATGGGCTTTATGTTATAGTGTGTTTCCAATGCAGATAAGAGCTCGTCAAGCTCGGATTGAGTAGTGTCTACCTCGGGGAGATTTTTTTCTTTGTCGCCGTAAAACTCTATGTCCACCACCGGAGGAAGCATATTACCGATGGCAGGGACGTTAGAAATAAAATTCTGTGCTTGGGAGAGTCCGGAGCTATCGTAACTGAAAAAATGATAGGCGCCGATGCGGAGAGAGGTTGCTTGTGCATTTTGATAATTGACAGAGAAATAAGGATCCACATAAGAGCTGCCTTCCGTAGCTTTGATAAAGGCAAATTGGATGTCCTGGGAAGCTAAGACGTCCCAATCGATTTCGCCTTGATAAGAGGAGACGTCCACGCCTCGCATAGGATACTGTTCAGAGGAAGGATTGTTGAGCAAAATAACTCCTTGCCAGACCAAAACACCCAAGACCACAATAGCTGTAACAGCAATGCCGATCACCGTCAGAATGAAAAATTTAAGCTGTTTCTTCATAGCATCCTCCATTAGAGATGTAGTGTTTCAACCGATGCGTGACCTGGTCACGGCAAAAAGATGATATACTGATATAATAACATATAGTAACAAGCATTTAATCTGTTTGTAAGAAATAAAACTCTTAAGAGCATGATAAAATAAGAATCACAGGAAGGTAAGGTGATATGGAATGATGAAAACCATTATTGTCGGAGGCGTAGCAGGAGGGGCGTCGGCAGCAGCGCGGCTCCGTAGGCTGGATGAGAAGTCCCAGATCATTGTTATGGAGCGAGGGGACTATGTTTCCTTTGCAAACTGTGGCCTGCCGTACTACATCGGGGGAGAAATCACGCAGGAGAGCCATCTGACGTTGCAGACCCCCAAAAGCTTCAAAGCTCGTTTTAACATCGATGTACGGGTAGGCAATGAGGTTCTAAAAGTCGATCCTGAGACAAGATCCGTCACCGTACAGGATCATAAAACAGGGGAAACCTATACCGAATCCTACGACAATCTCATTTTATCCCCGGGCGCAGAACCCATCAAGCCGTCCATCGAAGGGGTGGATTCCAGCAGGGTCTTCACTTTGCGCAACATCCCGGATACCATGAAAATTAAGTCTTATCTCGACCAAAATAACCCGAGATCAGCTGTTGTGGTGGGAGGCGGATACATCGGCGTGGAGATGGCGGAAAATCTCAAAAATGCCGGATTATCCGTGACCATTGTGGAACTGGCCGATCACTTGATTGCACCTTTGGACTTTGACATGGCAGCCGACGTGCATCGTTATGTCAAGGGGAGGGGGATTGGCCTCGTGCTGGACAATGGAGTCAAGGCCATCCGGGAGGCTGCCGATGGATTGAACATCGCGCTGGACAAAGGGGACCTGAACGCCGATCTTCTGATTTTATCAGTAGGAGTTCGTCCTGAGACAACCCTTGCCAGACAATGCGGGATCAAGACCAATGAAAGAGGATCCATTGTGGTGGATACCCACATGCGGACCAATGTAGAGGGAATCTATGCTGTCGGCGATGCAGTGGAGGTTACGGATTACATCACGCAGAGACCGGCCTTTATTCCCCTTGCCGGACCGGCCAATAAACAGGGGCGCATTGCAGCCGACAACATCTGTGGCTTTGACAGCCGGTATGAAGGAACGCAAGGTTCCTCCGTCCTCAAGATTTTTGACATGACGGTGGCCACTACAGGGATCAATGAAAAGACGGCCCAGGCCGCCGGAATGGACTACGATAAAACTTATATTTACTACGGATCCCACGCCGCCTATTATCCGGGGGCGACCAATATGTCGGTGAAAGCACTTTGGGACAAAAAAACGCATAAACTGCTGGGGGCGCAGATTGTGGGCTTTGACGGCGTGGACAAACGGATGGATGTATTAGCCACAGCCATTCGATTTGGGGCAAAAATCACCGATCTGGCAAAGCTGGAACTA
This genomic window contains:
- a CDS encoding GH25 family lysozyme, whose amino-acid sequence is MKKQLKFFILTVIGIAVTAIVVLGVLVWQGVILLNNPSSEQYPMRGVDVSSYQGEIDWDVLASQDIQFAFIKATEGSSYVDPYFSVNYQNAQATSLRIGAYHFFSYDSSGLSQAQNFISNVPAIGNMLPPVVDIEFYGDKEKNLPEVDTTQSELDELLSALETHYNIKPILYATEKSYRLYLAGRYDSYDIWIRNVITSPTLSDGRAWTFWQYTNRETLDGYKGKEKFIDMNVFYGSKEDFSHYATSSSY
- a CDS encoding RecQ family ATP-dependent DNA helicase, producing the protein MTLSPDLTEQKYSTLKQIFGYDSFRPGQEDIVNHLLGQGDALAVMPTGAGKSICYQLPALLMPGVTVVVSPLISLMKDQVQALIQMGVRAAYINSSLTEGQCRKALSNASQGMYKIIYVAPERLLTPSFLRFAHSISISLLCVDEAHCVSQWGQDFRPSYLQIREFIAALPNRPPVGAFTATATAHVRKDILQMLDLQDPLEVITGFDRPNLYFEVQRLQDRDKMAALKVYLDAHPDRCGIVYCSTRKKVDQVYTHLTDMGVSAARYHAGLEDSLRQQNQDDFLFDKVRVMVATNAFGMGIDKSNVGFVVHYNMPLDLESYYQEAGRAGRDGQPADCILLYSASDVRTGNFLIDNSSPKAGVDQEELEALRNRQRERLKQMTFYCHSKYCLRGEMLRYFGQRQKQPCGNCSICLPGQEKANVVAVRAAQEKKRIQVEEKNLDPELWQTLKKLRLDLARRAGVPAFVVFTDATLRQMCALCPTTEQQFLQVPGVGARKCQQYSKYFLPLFKAYKG
- a CDS encoding FAD-dependent oxidoreductase yields the protein MMKTIIVGGVAGGASAAARLRRLDEKSQIIVMERGDYVSFANCGLPYYIGGEITQESHLTLQTPKSFKARFNIDVRVGNEVLKVDPETRSVTVQDHKTGETYTESYDNLILSPGAEPIKPSIEGVDSSRVFTLRNIPDTMKIKSYLDQNNPRSAVVVGGGYIGVEMAENLKNAGLSVTIVELADHLIAPLDFDMAADVHRYVKGRGIGLVLDNGVKAIREAADGLNIALDKGDLNADLLILSVGVRPETTLARQCGIKTNERGSIVVDTHMRTNVEGIYAVGDAVEVTDYITQRPAFIPLAGPANKQGRIAADNICGFDSRYEGTQGSSVLKIFDMTVATTGINEKTAQAAGMDYDKTYIYYGSHAAYYPGATNMSVKALWDKKTHKLLGAQIVGFDGVDKRMDVLATAIRFGAKITDLAKLELCYAPPFGSAKDPVNMLGFVGENVVTGKLKQFFWHDVESLPRDGSVTLLDVRTATEVSRGKIDGFMHIPVDSLRQHLDQIPKGKPVYVHCHSGLRSYIACRILMGNGYDCYNLAGGWRLYESVMHERTVPEYVCTECK
- a CDS encoding immunity protein Imm33 domain-containing protein — protein: MDQTERRAFLDQLETWHQEDEFQKIIDAVEALPKDEQDYSVIGLMARAYENKADYGETEPLEHAIELLQSTAKEGVQDPNWHFRMGYALYYLDREAEAIPYFQTVLNLISDDPDTQEFWSDAREFLEKCVNDAQSKVSPEWYTEEELNAVEAHINKFFGNYDNVFHELYSPDIHVDICVIKPTPERNYYTLVTMGAGAHRMNVPKEIQNEKLDRAEMMICLPPDWKIGDSQEDWYWPLRWLKIMARLPGKEESWLGWGHTVSNPGEVPFADNTQLCGIMLLSPGEFAKGADSCTLPDGDIVRFYQLIPLYREEMDYKLHTSANALLHRFQSSGEGIELTPMRPDRPNACMDNTKEFYLKREDIRPILTNWRGVEGCLATDRILVDGQKVGFCYREKPTPDNINWDSGWRFTAGDEDKDYMDDAKNSGVYHLNTICNYDQDILPLLHAPYGAAFRRDQNGVFHLVPPKRGSKDIHNQPDKQ
- the fliB gene encoding flagellin lysine-N-methylase, with amino-acid sequence MRVTYPDYYETFHCIGSACKDNCCIGWEIDVDPVSAARYQAADAELGQRLREGIQWDDPPYFKRKEKERCCFLNEQNLCDIQCALGEEGLCEICRQHPRFHEWFGDYKESGLGLCCEAVGALLFSREEPVSFVQSDIPEPPDEDEPDKRLLQAVLRIRETAFGIAQDRGLPMGIRLCLLMELAQASQFCLDREDMECLDQVCSQFSLIQCRREMGGIVRLEEGSALEETWRGMLRFLRHQTPLESSWPERIRRLEENVSSLLSQARDFSNILKSRIQEVEHLAVYFLYRYLLKAAYDGDVLSKTGFTVTSCLTVGLMAVERWQETGDFTMEDHIQLAKDYSKQVEYDLDNVTGLMEAMWCEPWADVSHLTGMCISLFPPDKEKGC
- a CDS encoding AMP-binding protein, with protein sequence MKLSFSTLGCPDFDWPDIYSMAKDFGFQGIEVRGLDNDIFSISGRPFQENNLPKTIEQLKKLRLEIPCLSSGCALKFADRKEETIRELKQYMDLAHKLGTPYIRILGDLTAAPQGEVDDQLVLSSLCELAPYAEERDITLLVETNGVYTDTARLRNLLDQIESDNVAALWDIHHPYRFGGETPEQTVQNLGAYIKYTHIKDSVMENGQVSYRMMGEGDLPMKSIIRALKSINYEGYVSLEWLKQYAPDLNDAGIVFPHYANFMSQYMDAPVKDHRLYDNNAKTGQYVWPKEHLIDLTFPQVLDRMVEEFPDQYAFRYTTLDYTRTYQEFRDDVDTFARSLIAMGVKPGDHVAIWATNVPQWYITFWATTKIGAVLVTVNTAYKIHEAEYLLRQSDTHTLVMIDGYKDSDYVQIMKELCPELQTAEKGKPLHIKRLPFLRNIITVDSAQKGCYTWEESLALAQKVPVEDVYRRAAAINKHDVCNMQYTSGTTGFPKGVMLTHYNVVNNGKAIGDCMDLSTADRLMIQVPMFHCFGMVLAMTAAMTHGTTMSPIPAFSPRLGLDCINKEHITAFHGVPTMFIAMLGHENFPKTDFSYMRTGIMAGSPCPIKVMQDVIDKMNMKEICITYGQTEASPGCTMSKTTDSLEVRVNTVGGSMFGVQCKIVDPETGEDLPDNVDGEFVAKGYNIMKGYYKMPEATAAAIDEDGWLHTGDLARRDENGNYKITGRIKDMIIRGGENIYPKEIEDFIYTHPKVSDVQVIGVPDKQYGEEIMACVVLKPGETMTEEELKEFVATHMAKHKTPRYVDFVDGFPMNAAGKILKYKMREDAVKKLNLQADSSIETA